A window of the Brassica oleracea var. oleracea cultivar TO1000 chromosome C1, BOL, whole genome shotgun sequence genome harbors these coding sequences:
- the LOC106293447 gene encoding EPIDERMAL PATTERNING FACTOR-like protein 5 — MWLSNALNSWETNDIMIDEEGLITSVFSFAIFIHHSFTCLFEFGPIYSKLLNPKTYHHRFWLMGVVFRCSHRRFISTVVVFTLLFISFSYSATASPYQDLRGGLVESRKEAGGSGLPGRIVDQKRLGGPGSAPPICRSKCGKCEPCKAVHVPIQPGLIAPLEYYPEAWRCKCGNKISMP; from the exons ATGTGGCTATCCAATGCTTTAAATAGTTGGGAGACGAATGATATAATGATTGACGAAGAGGGTTTAATCACATCCGTTTTCTCTTTCGCTATCTTTATTCATCACTCCTTTACATGTCTGTTTGAGTTTGGACCAATTTACTCCAAACTCCTAAACCCCAAAACCTATCATCACCGGTTCTGGCTAATGGGAGTCGTCTTCCGTTGCTCCCACCGTCGTTTCATCTCAACTGTCGTTGTCTTTACTCTCCTTTTCATTTCTTTTTCCTACTCCGCAACCGCCTCTCCTTATCAAGATCTTA GGGGAGGGCTTGTGGAGAGTAGGAAGGAGGCAGGTGGGTCGGGTTTGCCGGGTCGGATCGTAGATCAGAAGCGGTTAGGTGGTCCGGGCTCGGCGCCTCCGATTTGTAGATCGAAGTGCGGGAAGTGTGAGCCGTGTAAAGCAGTTCACGTTCCGATTCAACCAGGTCTTATTGCGCCATTGGAGTATTACCCCGAAGCCTGGCGCTGCAAGTGTGGCAACAAAATCTCCATGCCCTAA